The following coding sequences are from one Candidatus Eisenbacteria bacterium window:
- a CDS encoding response regulator has product MSSVTVEQRERLLTMQYATSRVLAEAATIDEGIPRILETICRTLTWDHGAVWIVSADAEGLRCLYSWRKPEASLEEFEQKSRATTFAKGVGLPGRVWASGEPAWIADVTRDTNFPRAKVAERCGLHGAFGFPILLGGEILGVLEFFSSEIREPDTDLLQILSTVGGQIGHFLGRRWADEALQRARAELDRFFTVSLDMLAIVDFQGAFRRLNPVWEKTLGFPVDELMSKPYLEWIHPEDRESTIRAASQAAGGERVIQFENRYRCADGSYRWLVWNATPVPEESLIYCVAHDVTERKRAEEALRGYARQLEAAKRVEEENAKRLAELVFELKLAKSKAESATRAKSEFLANMSHEIRTPLHAVIGMTQLALGTRLKPEQREYLDVVKDSAEALLVLINDILDFSKIEERKLDLDHVPFDLRDTVEDTMRLLALRAQQKGLELACRISPDAPARLMGDPGRLRQIVVNLVGNAIKFTEHGEVVVEVVARSHDAESVELHVMVRDTGIGIPSEDQARIFEAFAQGDSSTTRQFGGTGLGLAITEQLVRLMKGKVWVESTPGQGSTFHFTARFGLAGADEGAPAPVDPTRLRGLRVLVVDDNATNRRILGEMLSNWRLDPTLVEGAPAALTALEGARRASRPFHMVLIDAQMPGIDGLTLARRIRDRKASGPAVILLTSAGIQEAASLRRAGIHAALLKPVKQSDLLDTILTTLGSRTAGRERPPETARARTRKLRVLVVEDNRVNQTMALRILEKRGHQVTLAENGQQAVEALDREEGFDVVLMDVQMPVMNGLEATARIRAMEKGSDRHLPIVAMTAHAMRGDRERCLAAGMDGYLVKPIQADELIAALEGLAGSDGAPEAKGEPAELADVAAARAAMLQHLGGDVALASELAHIFLEDHAALLARIEDAIPAGDAEGLRVAAHTLKGAVGNFGATRAAAAALRLEKLGAGGNMEEAPHALEDLKSELALLETLLRTIVKPTKRSSKRKRRTR; this is encoded by the coding sequence ATGAGCTCGGTGACCGTCGAACAACGTGAGCGCCTGCTCACCATGCAGTATGCGACCTCGCGTGTCCTCGCCGAGGCCGCCACCATCGATGAAGGCATCCCGCGCATTCTGGAGACGATCTGCCGCACCCTGACCTGGGATCACGGTGCAGTCTGGATCGTGAGCGCCGATGCCGAAGGACTGCGCTGCCTCTACTCGTGGAGGAAGCCGGAAGCCTCCCTAGAGGAGTTCGAACAGAAGAGCCGGGCCACGACGTTCGCCAAAGGGGTCGGCCTTCCAGGCCGCGTGTGGGCCAGCGGCGAGCCCGCCTGGATCGCGGACGTCACGCGTGACACCAACTTTCCGCGCGCAAAGGTGGCGGAGCGCTGCGGCCTGCACGGCGCGTTCGGCTTTCCCATCCTTCTCGGTGGCGAGATTCTCGGGGTCCTCGAGTTCTTCAGCAGCGAGATCCGTGAGCCGGATACCGATCTGCTGCAGATCCTCTCCACCGTCGGCGGACAGATCGGCCACTTCCTCGGGCGACGCTGGGCCGACGAGGCGCTGCAACGCGCCCGCGCCGAGCTGGACCGATTCTTCACCGTGTCGCTCGACATGCTGGCCATCGTCGACTTCCAGGGCGCCTTCCGACGCTTGAATCCGGTTTGGGAGAAGACCCTGGGCTTCCCGGTCGACGAGCTCATGTCGAAGCCCTACCTCGAATGGATCCATCCCGAGGACCGCGAGAGCACCATTCGCGCGGCGAGCCAGGCCGCGGGCGGCGAGCGAGTCATCCAGTTCGAGAACCGTTACCGCTGCGCGGACGGCTCCTACCGCTGGCTGGTGTGGAACGCCACGCCGGTGCCGGAGGAATCCCTGATCTACTGCGTCGCGCACGATGTGACCGAGCGAAAGCGTGCGGAGGAGGCGCTGCGCGGCTATGCGCGTCAGCTCGAAGCGGCCAAGCGGGTGGAGGAGGAGAACGCCAAGCGACTCGCCGAGCTCGTCTTCGAGCTGAAGCTGGCGAAGTCGAAGGCCGAGTCCGCGACACGCGCCAAGAGCGAGTTCCTCGCCAACATGAGCCACGAGATACGCACGCCGCTCCACGCGGTGATCGGCATGACCCAGCTGGCGCTCGGCACGCGCCTGAAACCCGAGCAGCGCGAGTATCTGGACGTGGTCAAGGACTCGGCCGAGGCGCTGCTGGTGCTCATCAACGACATCCTCGACTTCTCCAAGATCGAGGAGCGGAAGCTCGACCTGGACCACGTGCCCTTCGACCTGCGCGACACCGTCGAGGACACCATGCGCCTGCTGGCATTGCGAGCCCAGCAAAAGGGCCTCGAGCTGGCATGCCGTATCTCGCCCGATGCTCCGGCACGGCTGATGGGCGACCCGGGACGGCTCCGCCAGATCGTCGTGAACCTGGTCGGGAACGCGATCAAGTTCACGGAGCATGGCGAGGTCGTCGTCGAGGTCGTTGCGCGATCGCACGACGCGGAGTCGGTCGAGCTGCACGTCATGGTGCGCGACACCGGGATCGGTATCCCATCGGAGGATCAGGCACGCATCTTCGAGGCGTTCGCCCAAGGAGACAGCTCGACGACGCGCCAGTTCGGCGGCACGGGACTGGGACTGGCGATCACCGAGCAGCTGGTCCGGCTGATGAAAGGCAAGGTCTGGGTCGAGAGCACACCGGGCCAGGGAAGCACCTTTCATTTCACCGCCCGATTCGGGCTCGCGGGGGCCGACGAAGGAGCGCCGGCGCCGGTCGATCCGACCCGGCTGCGTGGCCTGCGTGTGCTGGTCGTCGACGACAACGCGACCAACCGCCGCATTCTCGGCGAGATGCTCAGCAATTGGCGTCTCGATCCGACGCTGGTCGAAGGCGCGCCCGCCGCCCTCACGGCGCTCGAGGGTGCACGCCGGGCATCGCGGCCGTTTCACATGGTTCTGATCGACGCGCAGATGCCGGGCATCGATGGTCTCACGCTGGCGCGACGCATCCGAGACCGCAAGGCCTCTGGACCGGCTGTGATCCTTCTGACCTCGGCCGGAATCCAGGAGGCGGCGAGCCTGCGGCGGGCGGGCATCCACGCGGCGCTGCTCAAGCCGGTCAAGCAGTCGGATCTGCTCGACACGATCCTCACCACCCTGGGCAGCCGCACCGCTGGTCGCGAGAGGCCGCCCGAAACGGCGCGCGCGCGCACGCGCAAGCTTCGGGTGCTGGTCGTCGAGGACAACCGTGTGAATCAGACCATGGCGCTGCGCATCCTCGAGAAACGGGGTCACCAGGTGACCCTGGCGGAGAACGGCCAGCAGGCGGTCGAAGCGCTGGACCGCGAGGAGGGCTTCGACGTGGTGCTGATGGACGTTCAGATGCCGGTGATGAACGGCCTCGAGGCGACTGCACGCATTCGCGCCATGGAGAAGGGCAGCGACCGCCACCTCCCCATCGTGGCGATGACGGCGCACGCGATGCGCGGCGACCGTGAGCGATGCCTGGCTGCGGGAATGGACGGCTATCTGGTGAAGCCGATCCAGGCCGACGAGCTGATCGCGGCGCTCGAGGGCTTGGCGGGATCCGACGGCGCCCCCGAAGCGAAGGGCGAACCGGCGGAGCTTGCGGACGTCGCCGCCGCGCGAGCCGCGATGCTCCAGCACCTCGGCGGAGACGTCGCCCTGGCGAGCGAGCTGGCCCACATTTTTCTCGAAGACCACGCCGCCTTGCTGGCGCGGATCGAGGATGCGATCCCCGCCGGGGACGCTGAGGGACTACGCGTCGCCGCCCACACCCTCAAGGGCGCGGTGGGGAACTTCGGCGCCACGAGAGCCGCGGCCGCGGCGTTGAGACTGGAGAAGCTGGGCGCGGGTGGGAACATGGAGGAGGCTCCGCATGCGCTCGAGGACCTGAAATCCGAGCTGGCGCTCCTCGAAACACTGCTTCGCACCATCGTGAAGCCAACGAAGCGTTCCTCGAAACGAAAGCGCAGGACCCGATGA